The window AGAGCGAATCTTCTAATCCAATCCAAGCAAACAATTTTGGCAATTCTGTTTGACCTTCGGATTGTTTTTTGGCTAAAGCAAATAAATCATTTTTTGAACCAACAACTTTGTCCAAATCGCCAAAAACACCCTGCCAATATTTCTTTGGCGCCATTTTAAGAATTTGAGGAAAATTAAAATCATGCATCAAAGCGCCAGATAACGAAGCAGCATAAGAAAAATAGTCAGTTGCCATCGCTAATTTAAAAGCGCCATATCCACCCATTGACAGACCGGCAACGAAATGTTTTTCACGCTTTTTTGAAATTTTCGGAAACATGAAAGCCACTTTTTGAAACAATTCGCTTGTTAAAGCATCGAAATACTTCAAGCCGTAATTTGTATTTGTATACCAACCAAGACCAGTATCCGGCATAACAATCGCTAAGTTGGTTTTCATAAGCAAACGTTCGATATTAGTCTCGCGCTGCCAGGAAAACAAATCATCACCCATGCCGTGGAGCAGATACAGGACAGGAATATCTGTTAATTTTTTGCTATTTTCATCAGAATTATACGCATCTAATTCAGGAAGAATAACATTCATCATCGTCGCCTTGCCCAAGATGCGTGAATAATAATTGATCTGTAAAAAAGCCATTGATTTTCCTCTTTTTCTATCTACAAATTTTTCTTTAATGAAAATATCATATAAATTATAAGCAAGTTGTTAAGCAAGCAGATTTAAAATTGTATCCAAAACACCATCGTGATTATGGTCGGAAACAGCATATTGATCAGAACTAAAATAAGCTTTTAATTCGTCCTGTGAATTAGGCATAATATAAGGACGGCCAACATACTGCAGCATTTCCAAATCATTTAATCCATCACCAAAAGCGGCCATTTCCGCTGGTTCAATTTGTAATTCTTTGGCCAAAATACGTAGTCCAAAAGCCTTATCGGCATTTTTATTTACAACATCGATTGCCCCAAAACCCGAAGTTGGTGTCCGTAAGTCAGAGAGAAGCGGATCACTATTCAGTAAATCGAGAAAATTCCGACCACTATTATTGGTCCAAGCAAGCGAAATCTTGTCGATTGGAACGTTAATTTCTGCAAAAGTTTTAATAGGAATCCAATTGGGGTAAAAGTCGTTAATTGTTCCAGCAAAAAAAATTCGCGTATCTTCAACTCTAACCGATTCCTGCCAAATCGGCGCAAAGGAAGCATCTTTCCCGGCAAAAACCGCTAAAGTCGGCCGAGGATTCAAATTTGGCAAAAGATCATAAATTCGTTTTACTTTAACCGGATCGATAATTGACTGATGCAACAGATTTTGACCTTTTTGAACAAAGGCGCCATTTTCGGCCACCATAGAAATTACCTGGCCATTGGAATCAAAAGGAAGAAACATTTTATTAATTCGGATTGTCTGGTTACCGGTGGCAATCACAAATTTCTTGTGTTGGCGACGCAAAATATCAATAACTTTGGCAAATTTTTGACGATTAAAAGAATTTTCCCTATCAAGTAGCGTTCCGTCCATATCAGCTGCAAAAAGACGCAGGTGTTTATTTGTCATAATTTTCTCACCTGCTGACCATTCGCTGAATCAATTACCTTATAACCAAGCGAAAAAATTTCGTCGCGCAAGTGATCGGACTGCTGCCAATTTTTGTTAATTCGGGCAGTTTCCCGCTTTTTTAATAGAAGGCCAACTTCCTTTGGCAATGATTCCTTTTGTGTTTCCAAACCGGTAATTCCGAAAACACCGGTCAATTCAGACATTTGTCTGAGAATTTCTTTAGCAGTTTTCTCCTTGGCCTCCCCGGAATCAACGTAGGAATTGGCCAAGCGAACCAATTCAAAAATAGCAGCTAAAGCATTGGCAACATTAAAATCGTCATCCATTGCCTCAACAAAGGCTGCAGTCTGCCTCAAGACAAGCTGATCGATTTGTGGATCATCTCCACTTCTTAAATCGTTATTTTTCAGGCGCCGATAAGCAGTTCTGATCCGGTCCAACTCGACTTGAGCCCGCTCCAATTCGGAAGCCGAATAATTAATTGGTCGCCGATAATGAGTTGCGGTCATTAAATAGCGAATTGCCATCGGATCACTGTAAGAATTTAGCAGTTCATGAACCGTGGTGAAGTTCCCCAGCGATTTACTCATTTTTTCGTTATTAACATTCACGAAACCGTTATGAAGCCAATAACGTACGAATTGTTTGCCGGTGTGTGCTTCGGACTGTGCCATTTCATCAGTGTGATGTGGAAAAGCCAGATCGATACCGCCTCCATGAATATCAATTGTGTCTCCTAAATACTTAGTCGACATAACCGAGCATTCGATATGCCAGCCTGGCCGTCCCTTGCCCCAAGGGGAATTCCATTTAATAACTTTACGCGGTTCACTCTTCCAGAGAGCAAAATCCAGAGGATCTTCTTTTAAGGCAAGCGCGCCGTCATCCAAACGGCCAGATGCGCCAACTTCCAAATCTTCTAAATTTTCATGAGCCAAAAGACCATAGTTCTTGGCTTTCCTGACCCGGAAATAGACATCC of the Oenococcus sp. UCMA 16435 genome contains:
- a CDS encoding esterase family protein; its protein translation is MAFLQINYYSRILGKATMMNVILPELDAYNSDENSKKLTDIPVLYLLHGMGDDLFSWQRETNIERLLMKTNLAIVMPDTGLGWYTNTNYGLKYFDALTSELFQKVAFMFPKISKKREKHFVAGLSMGGYGAFKLAMATDYFSYAASLSGALMHDFNFPQILKMAPKKYWQGVFGDLDKVVGSKNDLFALAKKQSEGQTELPKLFAWIGLEDSLYPANQFAIPAFRKLGYDVDYQTSHGRHEWYYWNKEIEKVLKWLPIDYIKEERLS
- a CDS encoding cysteine--tRNA ligase, translating into MLKVFNTATLKKEEFKPIVPGKITMYVCGPTVYNYIHVGNARSSIAFDTIRRYLLYRGYDVDFVSNFTDVDDKIINRAQEEGVSESTIASKYIKAFYEDTKPLNILPATTRTKATDVIPDIIEFVSDLIDKGYAYESQGDVYFRVRKAKNYGLLAHENLEDLEVGASGRLDDGALALKEDPLDFALWKSEPRKVIKWNSPWGKGRPGWHIECSVMSTKYLGDTIDIHGGGIDLAFPHHTDEMAQSEAHTGKQFVRYWLHNGFVNVNNEKMSKSLGNFTTVHELLNSYSDPMAIRYLMTATHYRRPINYSASELERAQVELDRIRTAYRRLKNNDLRSGDDPQIDQLVLRQTAAFVEAMDDDFNVANALAAIFELVRLANSYVDSGEAKEKTAKEILRQMSELTGVFGITGLETQKESLPKEVGLLLKKRETARINKNWQQSDHLRDEIFSLGYKVIDSANGQQVRKL
- a CDS encoding HAD family phosphatase, yielding MTNKHLRLFAADMDGTLLDRENSFNRQKFAKVIDILRRQHKKFVIATGNQTIRINKMFLPFDSNGQVISMVAENGAFVQKGQNLLHQSIIDPVKVKRIYDLLPNLNPRPTLAVFAGKDASFAPIWQESVRVEDTRIFFAGTINDFYPNWIPIKTFAEINVPIDKISLAWTNNSGRNFLDLLNSDPLLSDLRTPTSGFGAIDVVNKNADKAFGLRILAKELQIEPAEMAAFGDGLNDLEMLQYVGRPYIMPNSQDELKAYFSSDQYAVSDHNHDGVLDTILNLLA